In Candidatus Hydrogenedentota bacterium, one genomic interval encodes:
- a CDS encoding metallophosphoesterase family protein: MIRRPVFQLTLALFSLALVFLSPTAHGQSTVAEVMDGVVTRYYADMTQAERAALTNEAILTTLSDEEKAILSEKYWHFDVNVPVVVSVMRHIEQEVVPFWLETAGFQKTAMTVKNEEYTYEVWQKKFDAGHVGLGINGFDWHRPVYFVSVAPQTPGASLSITNLFPAEAVTTMTNGAMTYRDWTSLVITELPDELKGQTLLGTFRGRAREAHLLGAFRETPHPSSATPDQIVLTWSEDAATTQTVQWRTSTELKSGRVQYRLPGADAWLEADAAMETLQDRLLANDRYSNHFTAVLRGLTPATAYDYRVGDPGAEVWSEVFQFTTAPEDDAPFIFGVGSDTHATEEAGKTLQAAFRLTPEMAFFVIPGDVVSYGLYRDQWDMQIGFGQGVYERKPLMFTLGNHDNQDGLGVALPLALFEYPRNGPEGAVPEANYSFRYGNALFLMMDVGTEAEVQAAWADKVLAESDATWKFAVHHFTMYNPVLYHEYEALRAALIPVFDRHHVDMVFQGHIHDYMRTAPLRDGNEVASPAEGTIYINACAQAHRGGRPRTGPDYIKTYFQGKSSYLRIAIDGKRLSYEARGQNDELFESLVIEK; the protein is encoded by the coding sequence ATGATACGTCGTCCCGTCTTCCAACTGACGCTCGCACTTTTCTCGCTGGCCCTTGTTTTCCTCTCCCCCACCGCCCACGGACAATCCACCGTGGCCGAGGTGATGGACGGCGTGGTGACGCGCTACTATGCGGATATGACGCAAGCGGAGCGCGCGGCGCTGACGAACGAGGCGATTCTCACCACCCTAAGCGACGAGGAGAAAGCCATCCTCTCGGAGAAGTACTGGCACTTCGACGTGAACGTGCCGGTGGTGGTCAGCGTCATGCGGCATATCGAGCAGGAGGTGGTTCCCTTCTGGCTGGAGACGGCCGGGTTCCAGAAGACCGCGATGACGGTGAAGAATGAGGAGTACACCTACGAGGTGTGGCAGAAGAAGTTCGATGCGGGGCACGTGGGCCTGGGCATCAATGGCTTTGACTGGCACCGGCCCGTATATTTCGTGAGTGTGGCGCCGCAAACGCCCGGCGCTTCGCTCTCCATCACGAACCTCTTTCCGGCCGAGGCCGTGACCACCATGACCAACGGCGCGATGACCTACCGCGACTGGACAAGCCTGGTGATTACCGAGTTACCCGACGAACTCAAAGGCCAGACCCTGCTGGGAACTTTCCGCGGTCGTGCCCGGGAAGCCCATTTGCTCGGCGCCTTTCGGGAGACGCCCCACCCTTCTTCCGCAACGCCCGACCAGATCGTCTTGACCTGGAGCGAAGATGCGGCCACGACCCAGACGGTCCAGTGGCGGACGAGCACGGAATTGAAGTCGGGACGCGTTCAGTATCGACTGCCCGGGGCCGATGCGTGGCTGGAGGCGGACGCCGCCATGGAGACGCTCCAGGATCGACTGCTCGCGAACGACCGCTATTCAAACCATTTCACGGCGGTGCTGCGGGGGCTGACACCGGCGACAGCCTATGACTATCGCGTGGGCGATCCCGGTGCGGAGGTCTGGAGCGAGGTCTTTCAATTTACGACCGCGCCCGAAGATGATGCCCCCTTCATCTTCGGCGTGGGCTCCGATACCCACGCGACGGAAGAAGCGGGCAAGACGCTGCAGGCCGCCTTTCGCCTCACGCCCGAAATGGCCTTTTTTGTTATTCCCGGCGATGTGGTGAGCTATGGCCTCTATCGCGATCAGTGGGATATGCAGATCGGCTTTGGACAGGGCGTGTATGAACGCAAACCGCTCATGTTCACCCTGGGTAATCACGACAATCAGGACGGGCTGGGCGTTGCATTGCCGCTGGCTTTGTTCGAGTATCCAAGAAACGGCCCCGAAGGCGCGGTGCCGGAGGCAAACTATAGCTTTCGCTACGGCAACGCCCTCTTCCTGATGATGGACGTGGGCACCGAGGCCGAGGTGCAGGCCGCCTGGGCCGACAAAGTACTGGCAGAGAGCGACGCCACATGGAAGTTTGCGGTGCACCATTTCACCATGTACAACCCGGTGCTCTATCACGAGTATGAAGCGCTGCGCGCCGCCTTGATTCCCGTCTTCGACCGCCACCACGTCGACATGGTCTTCCAGGGCCATATTCATGATTACATGCGCACCGCACCCTTACGGGACGGCAACGAGGTGGCATCGCCCGCCGAGGGAACGATTTACATCAATGCCTGCGCGCAGGCCCATCGCGGCGGTCGGCCCAGAACGGGCCCGGACTATATCAAGACCTACTTTCAGGGCAAGTCGTCGTATCTCCGTATCGCGATCGACGGAAAGCGCCTCAGCTATGAAGCCCGCGGACAGAATGATGAACTATTTGAATCGCTCGTGATCGAGAAATAG
- a CDS encoding queuosine precursor transporter, whose product MTLVMYRLFGRQGLYAVIVMNIILMNIQGPKLTTVFGMQTSLGMIIYSGIYFATDILSEKYGKREANRAVMIGFATSVVVFSIMSLSLLFLPTQDPGKREFATSVHEAIALLFGFSPRFVFGSLLAYFISQHLDVWLYHYLMDKTQGRMLWLRNNVSTMTSQLVDTVLYSTIVWWGLFDFATAVELAVAKYIFKVVIAALDTPFIYWASSWNVRDRDWVSQHA is encoded by the coding sequence ATGACCCTCGTAATGTACCGGCTCTTTGGCCGCCAGGGTCTCTATGCCGTGATCGTGATGAATATCATCCTCATGAACATTCAGGGCCCGAAGCTGACAACCGTCTTCGGCATGCAGACCAGCCTGGGTATGATCATATACTCCGGAATCTACTTCGCGACGGACATCCTGAGCGAGAAATACGGCAAGCGCGAGGCCAACAGGGCCGTAATGATCGGCTTTGCAACCAGCGTGGTCGTGTTCTCCATCATGTCCCTGAGCCTGCTCTTTCTACCCACCCAGGATCCCGGTAAAAGGGAATTTGCCACGTCCGTTCATGAAGCCATTGCCCTGCTCTTCGGCTTTTCGCCCCGCTTCGTTTTCGGCTCACTCCTCGCCTACTTCATCAGCCAGCATCTCGATGTATGGCTCTATCACTACCTCATGGACAAGACCCAGGGGCGGATGCTCTGGCTGCGCAACAATGTTTCCACCATGACTTCCCAGCTCGTGGATACGGTCCTCTACTCCACGATTGTATGGTGGGGCCTTTTCGATTTCGCGACCGCCGTGGAGCTGGCGGTGGCGAAATACATATTCAAGGTCGTCATCGCGGCGCTGGACACACCCTTCATCTACTGGGCCAGCTCCTGGAATGTCCGGGATCGCGACTGGGTTTCTCAGCACGCCTGA